The following proteins are encoded in a genomic region of Nicoliella spurrieriana:
- a CDS encoding 2-isopropylmalate synthase — protein MINANGKKIQIFDTTLRDGEQTIGVNFSIAQKIQIAQQLEKWGVDVIEAGFPVASPDDFKAVKAVAESVDRVCVTGLARAKQSDIDACVKATANAKHKQIHVFIGTSPIHRKDKLHMTKAANLAAINKWVRYARQFFDIVQFSPEDATRTEPDYLATVCNTAIEAGATVINIADTVGYTNPIEFGKLFDYLRAHVDKFDEVTFSVHCHDDLGMSVANAIAGVEHGASRIEGTVNGIGERAGNTALEEVAAAFMVRNDYYHYQTNINLKETKRTADMISEFTKMPIPHNKAVIGQNAFSHESGIHQDGMLKNRNTYEILTPESVGMGATHIILGKLSGSHAVMQELNHMGYEVTREDMVNIFPAFKAVADKQPIVNDHDLAMIMERMGVMVHAE, from the coding sequence ATGATTAATGCAAACGGTAAGAAAATTCAAATTTTTGATACAACGCTACGGGATGGTGAACAAACGATTGGGGTTAACTTTTCGATCGCACAAAAGATTCAAATTGCTCAGCAACTAGAAAAGTGGGGCGTGGATGTGATTGAAGCTGGTTTTCCAGTTGCTTCCCCTGACGACTTTAAGGCAGTTAAGGCGGTTGCTGAAAGTGTTGATCGGGTTTGTGTCACCGGATTAGCGCGCGCTAAGCAATCAGATATTGATGCCTGTGTTAAGGCCACTGCCAATGCAAAGCACAAACAAATTCATGTTTTCATTGGAACGAGCCCAATTCATCGTAAGGATAAGCTCCATATGACCAAGGCAGCGAACCTAGCAGCGATTAATAAGTGGGTCAGATATGCCAGACAGTTCTTCGATATCGTTCAGTTCTCACCAGAAGATGCAACGCGGACTGAGCCTGATTATCTAGCGACCGTCTGCAACACTGCAATTGAAGCTGGTGCTACGGTAATCAACATTGCAGATACGGTGGGTTACACCAACCCAATTGAATTTGGTAAATTATTCGATTACCTTCGCGCCCACGTTGATAAGTTTGATGAAGTAACCTTCTCAGTTCACTGTCACGATGACCTTGGCATGTCAGTTGCAAATGCGATTGCCGGGGTGGAACACGGGGCATCTAGAATTGAAGGCACCGTGAACGGCATTGGTGAACGGGCAGGTAACACGGCCTTAGAAGAAGTAGCCGCTGCCTTCATGGTTAGAAATGATTACTACCATTATCAAACGAACATTAACTTAAAGGAAACCAAGCGGACTGCTGACATGATCAGCGAGTTTACTAAGATGCCAATTCCACATAACAAGGCTGTAATTGGTCAAAATGCATTCTCCCATGAATCCGGGATTCATCAAGATGGGATGCTCAAGAACCGGAACACATATGAAATTTTAACTCCCGAATCAGTCGGGATGGGTGCTACCCACATTATTCTAGGCAAGCTATCCGGATCCCATGCAGTCATGCAGGAACTAAACCACATGGGGTATGAAGTGACGAGGGAGGACATGGTCAATATCTTCCCAGCATTTAAGGCGGTGGCCGATAAGCAACCGATCGTTAATGACCACGACTTAGCGATGATTATGGAACGAATGGGAGTGATGGTTCATGCCGAATAA
- the leuD gene encoding 3-isopropylmalate dehydratase small subunit has translation MEKINIFTSTSVPLMNNNIDTDQLIPKQFLKNILKTGFGKNLLYDWRYLKPNVPNPDFVLNKPERAGAQILVTGDNFGCGSSREHAVWALKDYGFRVIIAGSYSDIFYMNSTKNGVLAIKLPQAQRDFLAQLPADQPITINLPEQKVIAAGHEFDFDIDERIKHKLVNGLDDIAITMKEMDKIEAYEAKMPNFN, from the coding sequence ATGGAAAAAATCAATATTTTTACCTCCACGAGCGTTCCGTTGATGAACAACAATATTGATACGGATCAATTAATCCCCAAGCAATTTCTAAAGAACATTTTAAAGACCGGGTTTGGCAAAAACCTACTATATGATTGGCGCTATTTAAAACCCAACGTTCCCAATCCTGATTTTGTTTTAAATAAACCAGAACGGGCAGGGGCACAAATCCTAGTGACTGGTGACAATTTCGGGTGTGGTTCCTCCCGTGAACATGCGGTATGGGCACTTAAGGATTACGGCTTTCGGGTGATTATTGCAGGTAGTTATAGTGATATCTTCTATATGAATAGTACCAAGAACGGGGTATTAGCAATTAAGTTGCCCCAAGCACAACGCGATTTCTTAGCTCAGCTACCCGCTGATCAACCGATTACCATTAACCTACCGGAACAAAAGGTAATCGCAGCCGGTCATGAATTTGACTTTGACATTGATGAACGAATTAAACACAAACTAGTAAACGGGCTTGATGACATCGCGATTACGATGAAGGAAATGGATAAGATCGAAGCCTACGAAGCAAAGATGCCGAACTTTAATTAA
- the leuC gene encoding 3-isopropylmalate dehydratase large subunit: MAKTMIDKIWDSHVIDGEEGTPQLLYVDLHLLHEVTSPQAFEGLRENHRPVRRPDRTFATMDHNVPTVDIFNIKDMISKKQIDTLGKNCKEFGVRLAGMGHKDQGIIHAIGPQLGLTQPGMIIVCGDSHTATHGSFGSIAFGIGTSEVEHVLATQTIWQLKPKTMGIRVHGKLPNGVFAKDVIMSLIAREGVSFGTGYGVEFYGDTIRDMSMEERMTLCNMAIEGGAKMGCVQSDQKTFDYVRGRKYAPKNMDKAIEHWKQFNTDDESAFDKIIDLDATQLAPFVSWGTNPGMAIRIDDTTPEIRDANDKKAYDYVGLKPGTSLKDVDIKWAFFGSCTNGRLSDLKIAANILKGHHIADGLTAWVVPASRTIKETAEKMGIDKIFKDAGCEWREPGCSACLGMNPDHVPAGVHCASTSNRNFEGRQGVGSRTHLASPAMVAAAAIHGHFIDIREEAI, encoded by the coding sequence ATGGCCAAAACAATGATTGATAAAATTTGGGATTCACATGTAATTGATGGAGAGGAAGGAACACCACAATTATTATATGTAGATTTGCACTTACTTCATGAAGTAACTTCCCCCCAAGCCTTTGAGGGCCTTCGTGAAAATCACCGCCCGGTGCGTAGACCTGATCGGACGTTTGCTACGATGGACCACAATGTGCCAACCGTTGATATCTTTAACATCAAGGACATGATTTCGAAAAAACAAATTGATACGTTAGGAAAGAACTGTAAGGAATTCGGCGTTCGGCTTGCTGGAATGGGTCATAAGGACCAGGGGATTATTCATGCGATTGGCCCACAACTCGGGTTGACGCAACCCGGAATGATTATTGTTTGTGGGGATTCACATACTGCTACCCACGGTTCATTTGGTTCGATTGCCTTTGGAATCGGGACCAGTGAAGTGGAACACGTCCTAGCCACCCAAACGATTTGGCAATTGAAGCCTAAAACGATGGGGATTCGGGTTCACGGCAAGTTGCCAAATGGCGTGTTTGCAAAGGACGTCATTATGAGCTTGATTGCTCGCGAAGGGGTTTCATTTGGAACTGGGTATGGCGTTGAGTTCTACGGTGACACGATTCGTGACATGAGCATGGAAGAACGGATGACCCTTTGTAACATGGCAATTGAGGGTGGTGCTAAGATGGGCTGCGTTCAATCTGATCAAAAGACGTTTGACTATGTTCGGGGCCGTAAGTATGCCCCTAAGAATATGGATAAGGCAATTGAACATTGGAAGCAATTTAACACCGATGACGAAAGTGCTTTCGATAAGATTATCGACCTAGATGCAACCCAATTAGCACCATTTGTTTCATGGGGCACGAACCCTGGAATGGCAATTCGGATTGATGACACCACGCCTGAAATTAGGGATGCAAATGATAAGAAGGCCTATGATTACGTCGGCTTGAAGCCGGGCACTTCCCTTAAGGATGTCGATATCAAATGGGCATTCTTCGGTTCTTGTACCAACGGTCGGCTTTCTGATTTAAAGATTGCGGCTAACATCTTAAAGGGCCACCACATCGCGGATGGCTTAACCGCTTGGGTGGTCCCAGCATCACGGACGATCAAGGAAACCGCCGAAAAAATGGGCATCGATAAAATTTTTAAGGATGCCGGTTGTGAATGGCGTGAACCTGGTTGCTCAGCGTGTCTAGGAATGAATCCAGACCACGTCCCAGCTGGCGTGCACTGTGCTTCAACTTCGAACCGGAACTTTGAGGGGCGCCAAGGAGTTGGGTCAAGAACCCACCTTGCTAGTCCCGCCATGGTCGCCGCTGCTGCAATTCATGGTCACTTCATTGATATTAGAGAGGAAGCGATTTAA
- the sufC gene encoding Fe-S cluster assembly ATPase SufC: MTKLEVKDLHVSFIDEEEETTKEILKGVNLIINTGETHAIMGPNGTGKSTLSETIMGNPNYTVTSGDIMIDGQSILDKTVDERARAGLFLAMQYPAEIKGITNAEFIQAAVNARRAEDDPEPIRQFLNRLDDSLKILNMSEAMVERYLNEGFSGGEKKRNEILQMMMIKPKFAILDEIDSGLDIDALQVVSRGVNSMDGSQLGTLMITHYQRILNYIKPDFIHVMMGGRIVKTGDISLAEELENNGYAALRDELGLDIDLTDEDVY, translated from the coding sequence ATGACTAAATTAGAAGTAAAGGACCTACACGTTAGCTTTATCGACGAGGAAGAAGAAACGACTAAGGAAATCCTAAAGGGGGTTAACTTAATCATAAATACCGGTGAGACCCACGCCATCATGGGGCCCAACGGAACTGGGAAATCGACGTTATCTGAAACGATTATGGGGAACCCGAACTACACGGTTACCAGTGGCGATATCATGATCGATGGGCAAAGCATCTTAGATAAGACGGTCGATGAACGGGCCCGGGCAGGATTATTCCTAGCGATGCAGTATCCCGCTGAAATTAAGGGGATTACGAACGCCGAATTTATCCAAGCTGCGGTGAACGCGCGGCGGGCTGAAGATGACCCCGAACCGATTCGCCAGTTCTTAAACCGCTTGGATGATAGTTTAAAGATTTTGAACATGAGCGAAGCAATGGTGGAACGGTACTTAAATGAAGGCTTTTCCGGTGGTGAAAAGAAACGGAACGAAATTTTGCAGATGATGATGATCAAACCGAAGTTTGCCATCCTAGATGAAATTGATTCCGGATTAGATATTGATGCCCTGCAAGTGGTATCTAGAGGGGTAAATTCCATGGATGGCAGTCAATTAGGGACCTTAATGATTACCCACTACCAACGGATTTTGAACTACATTAAACCGGATTTCATTCATGTGATGATGGGTGGACGCATCGTTAAGACCGGTGATATTAGCCTAGCTGAAGAATTGGAAAACAACGGGTATGCAGCTTTGCGGGATGAATTAGGACTAGACATTGATTTGACCGATGAAGACGTTTATTAA
- the leuB gene encoding 3-isopropylmalate dehydrogenase, whose product MPNKITVLTGDYIGPEIMAAGLRVLEAVSKAGHFEYEATTMPFGGHAIDECGEPLPQRTIDECKNSDAVLLSAIGGPKWDAAPKRPEQGLLAIRQALNLFANIRPTEISPAMMQYSPLKKIEPVNFVIVRELTSGIYFGTPREQHADYALDTMRYTKAEIERVSRVAFQMAQHRNHRVTLVDKSNVLATSKFWRVVVDEVAKDYPDVELNYSYVDAASMKIISSPEQFDVILTENLFGDILSDEAAQITGSLGTIPSMSTGDQKPVLYEPIHGSAPDIAGQGIANPFSMINSVKMMLAHSFDRADLAERIGKAVDQVVADNIVTPDLGGKYGTKEVTDAVIKNL is encoded by the coding sequence ATGCCGAATAAGATTACCGTATTGACTGGTGATTACATCGGTCCAGAGATTATGGCAGCCGGATTAAGGGTGCTAGAAGCCGTTAGCAAGGCGGGGCACTTTGAATATGAAGCGACTACGATGCCATTCGGTGGCCATGCGATTGATGAGTGTGGCGAACCATTACCACAACGAACCATTGACGAGTGCAAGAACAGCGACGCAGTGTTGCTTTCAGCAATTGGTGGTCCCAAATGGGACGCTGCGCCTAAGCGGCCTGAACAGGGGTTGTTAGCAATCCGCCAGGCCCTCAATTTATTTGCAAACATTCGTCCAACTGAGATTTCACCGGCGATGATGCAGTATTCACCACTCAAGAAGATCGAACCAGTCAACTTCGTAATCGTTCGCGAATTAACCAGTGGGATTTACTTCGGAACCCCGCGTGAACAACATGCAGACTACGCACTTGATACCATGCGTTACACAAAGGCTGAAATCGAACGGGTCAGTCGGGTAGCCTTTCAAATGGCACAGCACCGGAACCACCGCGTTACACTGGTTGATAAGTCCAACGTGTTAGCAACCAGTAAGTTCTGGCGGGTGGTTGTCGATGAGGTTGCTAAGGACTATCCGGATGTGGAATTGAACTACAGTTATGTGGATGCTGCTTCAATGAAGATCATTAGTAGCCCGGAACAATTCGATGTGATTTTAACTGAAAACTTATTCGGTGACATCCTAAGCGATGAAGCCGCACAAATTACTGGATCGCTAGGCACGATTCCATCCATGAGTACCGGTGATCAAAAGCCGGTCCTATATGAACCAATTCATGGTTCGGCCCCAGACATTGCGGGGCAGGGAATTGCCAATCCATTTTCAATGATCAATTCGGTCAAGATGATGTTAGCCCATTCGTTTGACCGGGCCGACCTAGCTGAACGAATTGGCAAAGCCGTTGATCAGGTGGTCGCGGATAACATCGTGACGCCTGATTTAGGTGGTAAGTACGGGACGAAGGAAGTTACCGATGCGGTAATTAAAAATTTATAG